The Sporocytophaga myxococcoides genome contains a region encoding:
- a CDS encoding circularly permuted type 2 ATP-grasp protein, producing the protein MPLSNTEEAIFKNYISKQPSYNELLDEDGNLLAHWKEFLETYKTLGHEEFVNRNVHLQKLLQENGVTYNVYGDPTGQSRTWNLDPFPFLINNEEWKKIESGLKQRAHLLDLIFKDIYGENKLIKNGLLPAELIYNHAGYLRECAGVSFKNKDGLILYSADVARSPDGNIWVLNDRTQAPSGSGYSQENRAAMIRIFPEFFKKVKVKRLSSYFTTLRKTLNSIAPSSDSHPRIVLLTPGPRNETYFEHSYLSSYLGISLVQGDDLMVKDNYVWIKTIAGLEKVDVIIRRVDDIYCDPLELKEDSQLGVPGLLQVIRAGNVSLANPLGCSILENPGLIPFLQNISNYFTGEELILPTLASWWCGQPRELKYVLDNLSSLVIRRIYRDTVTSSSIDASSLSSAGLKELKDQIKMKPYLYIGQEKILFSSVPSYVNGTIEPRNVMFRSFLVSNNGSYEAMAGGLTRISNDAKSFIISNQAGGLSKDTWIISSEYKSEETPKDLQQAERDQHNDALPSRTAENLFWVGRYADRILANARYMRTVIQYINSKEGFSADQDNHTEKVLLKTLTHYTYSYPGFTDENNKEIIQNPWGEIYDLFMNGERIGGLRYNINMIMRSADAVRDYWSADTWRILKSLEENRENQQTLKNRHKLISSLDNLITSMVAFIGLNRESISREHGWLLLDSGRKIEQSLLLITMLQSLLIQNHGASSQYDMMETFLSSNESLVNYRYNYKTHIQMPLVLDLMLFDNHNPHSLIHLLEKLKVHFEALPKGTNIYELHLHEKLVIEAITILKISDKKILIKADPETREYRHLEELLSKLFSILSSVPYEISRTFFKHAQSQKQLYSSDIT; encoded by the coding sequence ATGCCTTTAAGCAATACAGAAGAAGCAATATTTAAAAATTATATAAGTAAACAGCCTTCGTATAATGAATTACTTGATGAGGACGGGAATTTACTCGCCCATTGGAAAGAGTTTTTGGAAACATATAAAACTCTGGGCCACGAAGAATTTGTTAACAGAAATGTGCATCTTCAAAAGTTATTGCAGGAAAACGGAGTTACCTATAATGTATATGGCGATCCTACAGGACAAAGCAGAACCTGGAATCTTGATCCATTTCCATTTTTAATAAATAATGAGGAATGGAAAAAAATTGAGTCAGGTTTAAAGCAAAGAGCTCATTTATTAGATCTTATCTTCAAGGATATTTATGGTGAAAACAAACTCATTAAAAACGGTTTACTTCCAGCTGAACTGATATACAATCACGCAGGTTATCTAAGGGAATGTGCAGGAGTTTCATTTAAAAATAAAGACGGGCTGATTTTGTATTCAGCAGATGTGGCGAGAAGTCCGGATGGAAATATATGGGTCTTGAATGACCGTACTCAGGCTCCTTCCGGATCTGGATATTCTCAGGAAAACAGAGCCGCTATGATTAGAATATTTCCGGAGTTTTTCAAAAAAGTAAAAGTAAAAAGACTTTCTTCCTATTTTACCACTTTAAGAAAAACACTTAATTCGATTGCTCCTTCATCGGATTCTCATCCTCGTATAGTTCTTTTAACCCCTGGCCCCAGAAATGAAACATACTTTGAACATTCCTACCTTTCCTCTTACCTGGGCATTTCTCTTGTTCAGGGAGATGATCTGATGGTAAAAGATAACTATGTATGGATTAAGACTATTGCTGGGTTGGAAAAGGTCGATGTAATCATACGGAGGGTTGATGATATATATTGTGATCCTCTAGAACTAAAGGAAGACTCTCAACTTGGAGTACCCGGTCTTTTACAGGTAATACGTGCCGGCAACGTAAGTCTTGCAAACCCGCTTGGTTGCAGTATTCTGGAAAATCCTGGTTTAATTCCTTTTCTACAAAATATTTCCAATTACTTTACCGGTGAAGAACTTATTCTCCCTACCCTCGCCTCATGGTGGTGCGGACAACCAAGGGAATTGAAATATGTACTGGACAATCTAAGTTCTCTCGTCATCCGCAGAATATACAGAGATACGGTTACGAGTTCATCAATAGATGCTTCTTCTTTATCCTCTGCAGGTTTAAAAGAATTAAAGGATCAAATAAAGATGAAACCTTACCTGTATATTGGTCAGGAAAAAATTCTTTTTTCATCTGTTCCTTCTTATGTAAACGGTACCATTGAACCAAGGAATGTTATGTTCAGAAGTTTCCTTGTAAGCAATAATGGATCATACGAAGCAATGGCAGGTGGACTGACAAGAATATCAAACGATGCCAAAAGTTTCATTATTTCTAACCAGGCCGGAGGCTTAAGCAAAGACACCTGGATTATTTCATCTGAGTATAAATCAGAAGAAACACCCAAAGATCTTCAACAAGCGGAACGTGATCAACATAATGATGCCTTGCCTAGTCGTACTGCTGAAAACTTATTCTGGGTTGGAAGATATGCAGACAGAATATTAGCAAATGCCCGGTACATGAGGACAGTAATTCAATATATCAACAGTAAAGAAGGTTTCTCTGCAGATCAGGACAACCATACTGAAAAAGTACTACTCAAAACATTAACTCACTATACATATTCTTATCCCGGATTTACCGATGAAAATAACAAAGAAATCATTCAAAATCCATGGGGGGAAATTTATGATCTATTCATGAATGGGGAGAGAATCGGAGGACTAAGGTATAATATCAATATGATAATGAGATCTGCCGATGCTGTCAGAGATTACTGGTCTGCAGATACTTGGAGAATATTAAAAAGCCTTGAAGAAAACCGGGAAAATCAGCAAACGCTTAAAAATCGCCACAAGCTGATCAGCTCTCTGGACAATTTGATTACATCTATGGTAGCATTTATTGGCCTTAACAGAGAAAGCATTTCAAGAGAACACGGATGGCTGCTTCTGGACAGCGGACGAAAAATAGAACAAAGTCTTCTTTTGATTACCATGCTCCAATCTCTGCTGATCCAGAATCATGGAGCATCAAGTCAATACGATATGATGGAAACATTTTTGTCCAGTAATGAAAGTCTTGTTAATTACAGATACAATTATAAGACACATATTCAAATGCCTCTTGTACTTGATCTGATGCTTTTCGACAATCACAATCCGCATTCTTTAATTCATTTACTTGAAAAATTAAAAGTTCACTTTGAGGCTTTACCCAAAGGAACTAATATATATGAATTGCATCTTCATGAAAAGCTTGTTATTGAAGCCATCACTATTCTTAAAATATCAGATAAAAAAATACTGATTAAAGCTGATCCTGAGACAAGGGAATACAGACACCTAGAGGAACTTCTTTCAAAATTATTTTCAATCCTGTCATCTGTTCCGTATGAAATTTCCAGGACATTTTTCAAACATGCACAAAGCCAAAAGCAATTATATTCTTCAGATATCACGTAA
- a CDS encoding transglutaminase family protein — translation MAIKVAINHCTTYRYDRLVCMSPHIFRLRPAVHSRTPIEAYSLKITPEEHFINWQQDPFGNYMARVVFPEKTKEMIIEVEVIANLVVINPFDFFVEEYAESYPFKYQGQLEKELSLYMEKKESGPLLKRWIAELDINKEKGIVDFLVMINQKLNTDINYAIRMEPGVQSCEETLGKALGSCRDSAWLLVQVLRHLGLAARFVSGYLVQLTADIKSLDGPSGPEEDFTDLHAWTEVYIPGAGWIGLDPTSGLFAGEGHIPLACTPDYVSAAPVVGATDKCEVDFFFDNKVTRIHEDPRVTMPYSEEQWAAINAVGNKVDDDLEKWDVRMTMGGEPTFVSIDDMESAQWNTAADGPHKRLLAHDLIFRLREKFGPKGMLYYGQGKWYPGEPLPRWQYGLFWRKDNYPIWKNTQLIAHEKTDKTYTVEDSRIFMEELARHLAVSRYNISPAYEDAFYFLWSEGKTPINIDPLKYNLKESLERRTLATLLDKGLNKPVGYALPIEWNYWNGKWKSCKWQFTRDYLFLIPGNSPMGFRLPLESLAYVSKSLRPQEIDRSLFEELPPLENYHERIALRYGRIFEHVAPPQRIRHQELAVTDGNDKSIGKDRRSRNVIKPEEEDDEIKPMFETDVTKTAICTEVRDGYLYVFLPPVSYLEHYLDLVASVEAAAEKLNMQVRLDGYEPPRDYRVERMVVSPDPGVIEVNIHPSKSWKELNSIINTLYEQAYLSRLGTEKFMLDGRHTGTGGGNHITIGGSTPSDSPLLRRPDLLRSLIAYWQHHPGLSYLFSGAFIGPTSQAPRIDEGRDEMLYEMEIAFEQVPENGFIPYWLVDRIFRHLLTDITGNTHRAEFCIDKLYSPDSSSGRLGILEFRAFDMPPHRQMSMVQMLLIRALVARFWNKPYKHDLVRWGTELHDKFLLPHFVYEDMKEVVSELNEAGYPFQMSWFDPFFEFRFPRYGSVMVRGIEMEIRMGIEPWHVLGEEMSNSGTARFVDSSLERVQVKLKGINNSRYILLCNGCRVPLRPTDVRGEFVSGVRYRAWQPPSALHPSIGTDTPLVFDIVDTWNNRSVGGCTYHVSHPGGRSYDTFPINTYEAESRRGNRFWEYGHTQEVMRPAPYLSKISHYIKQDRPPLVKYDPPVVEINKDYPSTLDMRKFRKSNRN, via the coding sequence ATGGCAATAAAAGTCGCAATTAATCATTGTACTACTTATAGATATGACAGGTTGGTATGCATGTCTCCTCACATATTCAGACTAAGGCCTGCAGTACATTCAAGAACGCCAATAGAAGCGTATTCTCTGAAAATTACGCCGGAAGAACATTTTATCAACTGGCAGCAGGATCCCTTTGGTAATTATATGGCAAGGGTTGTATTTCCTGAGAAAACAAAGGAAATGATTATAGAGGTGGAAGTTATAGCTAATCTTGTAGTAATAAATCCATTCGACTTTTTTGTAGAAGAATATGCTGAGTCTTACCCTTTCAAATATCAGGGCCAATTAGAAAAAGAACTTTCTTTATATATGGAGAAAAAGGAAAGTGGTCCATTGCTGAAGAGGTGGATTGCTGAGCTTGATATAAATAAAGAGAAGGGGATTGTTGATTTTCTGGTAATGATTAACCAGAAGCTAAATACTGATATTAATTATGCCATCCGCATGGAGCCTGGTGTACAGAGTTGTGAAGAAACTCTTGGAAAAGCTTTGGGGTCTTGTCGTGACTCAGCATGGTTGTTGGTGCAGGTATTAAGACATCTTGGACTTGCAGCCAGATTTGTGTCAGGATACCTGGTTCAGTTAACAGCAGATATTAAATCCCTGGATGGTCCGTCTGGTCCGGAAGAGGACTTTACTGACCTGCATGCATGGACAGAAGTCTATATCCCGGGAGCAGGCTGGATAGGTCTCGATCCTACTTCAGGATTATTTGCAGGCGAAGGGCATATACCTCTTGCTTGCACTCCCGACTATGTGAGCGCTGCTCCTGTCGTAGGAGCAACGGATAAGTGTGAAGTTGATTTTTTCTTTGATAATAAAGTAACTCGTATACATGAAGATCCTCGTGTAACGATGCCATATTCGGAAGAACAATGGGCTGCAATCAATGCTGTTGGAAATAAGGTCGATGATGATCTGGAGAAGTGGGATGTAAGAATGACAATGGGAGGGGAACCTACCTTTGTTTCAATTGATGATATGGAATCAGCTCAATGGAATACGGCAGCAGATGGTCCTCATAAAAGATTGCTCGCCCATGATCTGATTTTTAGACTCAGGGAAAAATTTGGACCGAAAGGTATGTTGTATTATGGTCAGGGTAAGTGGTATCCCGGAGAGCCTTTGCCTCGTTGGCAATATGGCCTTTTCTGGAGAAAAGATAATTATCCTATCTGGAAGAATACACAACTGATAGCACACGAAAAAACTGATAAAACCTATACTGTCGAAGATTCCAGGATTTTCATGGAAGAGCTTGCAAGGCATCTTGCAGTCAGCAGATATAATATTTCTCCAGCATACGAAGATGCCTTTTATTTCCTTTGGTCTGAAGGAAAGACACCTATCAATATAGATCCCTTAAAATACAATCTTAAAGAAAGTCTTGAACGTCGAACGCTTGCAACACTATTAGATAAAGGGCTGAACAAGCCAGTTGGTTATGCGCTTCCAATAGAGTGGAATTACTGGAATGGAAAATGGAAAAGCTGTAAATGGCAGTTTACTCGTGACTATTTGTTTCTCATACCAGGCAATTCTCCAATGGGATTCAGGTTACCTCTTGAGTCTCTGGCTTATGTTTCCAAAAGCTTAAGACCTCAGGAAATAGATCGAAGTTTATTTGAAGAATTACCACCACTTGAAAATTATCATGAGAGAATAGCACTTAGATACGGTAGAATTTTTGAGCATGTGGCACCGCCCCAGAGAATAAGACATCAGGAGTTAGCAGTAACTGACGGGAATGACAAGAGTATTGGAAAAGACAGAAGAAGCCGAAATGTTATTAAACCAGAGGAAGAAGATGATGAAATAAAACCAATGTTTGAAACTGATGTCACAAAGACCGCTATTTGTACAGAAGTAAGAGATGGCTATCTGTATGTATTTCTTCCGCCAGTCAGCTACCTGGAGCATTATCTGGACCTGGTAGCATCTGTAGAAGCTGCAGCCGAAAAGTTAAACATGCAGGTAAGATTAGATGGATATGAGCCTCCACGCGATTACAGAGTAGAAAGGATGGTAGTTTCCCCAGACCCTGGAGTTATAGAAGTTAATATTCACCCTTCCAAAAGCTGGAAAGAGCTCAACAGTATTATCAATACGCTTTATGAGCAGGCTTATCTTTCAAGACTGGGCACTGAAAAGTTTATGCTTGACGGAAGACATACAGGTACAGGAGGAGGAAATCATATCACAATCGGAGGAAGCACTCCTTCAGATAGCCCTCTGCTAAGACGGCCTGACCTTCTGAGAAGTCTTATTGCATACTGGCAGCATCATCCAGGACTCTCATATTTGTTTTCAGGAGCTTTTATTGGTCCCACGAGTCAGGCACCAAGAATTGATGAGGGAAGAGATGAGATGTTGTATGAAATGGAAATTGCTTTTGAACAGGTACCTGAAAATGGGTTCATCCCATACTGGCTTGTTGACAGAATATTCAGGCATTTGCTGACAGATATAACCGGCAATACACATAGGGCAGAATTTTGTATAGATAAATTATATTCTCCTGACTCTTCTTCTGGAAGGCTGGGAATACTTGAATTCAGAGCATTTGACATGCCTCCTCACAGGCAAATGAGTATGGTGCAGATGTTGCTCATCAGGGCTTTAGTTGCACGTTTCTGGAACAAACCATACAAACATGATCTTGTAAGGTGGGGAACGGAACTCCATGATAAGTTCCTGCTACCGCATTTCGTATATGAGGATATGAAAGAAGTTGTCAGTGAATTGAATGAGGCAGGTTATCCTTTTCAGATGAGCTGGTTTGATCCCTTTTTCGAATTCAGATTTCCAAGATATGGTTCAGTGATGGTTAGAGGAATAGAAATGGAAATAAGGATGGGGATTGAACCATGGCATGTATTGGGTGAGGAAATGAGTAATTCTGGCACAGCGCGTTTTGTTGATTCATCTTTGGAAAGGGTTCAGGTAAAATTAAAAGGAATAAACAATTCAAGATACATCCTATTATGCAATGGTTGTAGAGTTCCACTCAGACCAACAGATGTAAGAGGAGAATTCGTAAGCGGTGTACGCTACAGAGCATGGCAACCCCCATCTGCATTGCATCCTTCCATTGGGACAGATACTCCTTTGGTTTTTGATATCGTTGATACGTGGAACAACAGATCTGTAGGGGGCTGTACATATCATGTTTCTCATCCTGGAGGCAGAAGTTATGATACCTTTCCAATCAATACATATGAAGCCGAATCCCGAAGGGGCAATCGCTTCTGGGAATATGGACACACTCAGGAGGTTATGAGACCAGCTCCTTATTTGTCGAAAATTTCCCACTATATTAAGCAGGACAGACCTCCGCTTGTCAAGTACGATCCTCCAGTCGTTGAGATTAATAAGGATTATCCAAGTACATTAGATATGAGGAAATTTAGAAAATCTAATAGAAATTAG
- a CDS encoding transglutaminase family protein, with product MMYSISHKTKYTYNEQVSLCQNIAKLFPRNTEIQKCIKSEITIFPEPDVVNKYEDYFGNKSVYFSLQKAHEELTVTVNSLIEKKMDEPEISLYDQLSWEIVKGMLYEPKQEYFEARQFIQETAMTSSNQAIVNYTLKSFIKGRPFIEASENLMQRIFNDFKFQPGFTTIATPPSEVMKHKKGVCQDFAHLAIACIRSLGLPARYISGYIETVPPNGKEKLVGADASHAWFSIFVPNIGWIDFDPTNNMIPSQKHITIGWGRDYRDIVPLKGVIFSSGSHELSVEVDVKRS from the coding sequence ATGATGTACAGCATTTCCCATAAGACAAAATATACTTACAATGAACAAGTGAGTTTATGTCAGAATATTGCTAAGCTGTTTCCCCGAAATACAGAAATTCAGAAGTGCATCAAAAGCGAAATAACCATATTTCCAGAACCTGATGTGGTGAATAAATATGAAGATTATTTCGGTAATAAGTCAGTCTATTTCTCATTACAAAAAGCCCATGAAGAATTAACAGTAACTGTTAATTCTCTCATCGAAAAAAAGATGGATGAGCCAGAGATCTCTTTATATGATCAACTTTCGTGGGAAATAGTAAAAGGGATGTTATATGAACCAAAACAGGAATATTTTGAAGCTCGCCAATTTATTCAGGAAACGGCCATGACTTCATCCAACCAGGCTATTGTTAACTATACTTTAAAATCATTTATTAAAGGTAGACCTTTTATTGAGGCGTCTGAAAATCTTATGCAAAGAATTTTCAATGACTTTAAGTTTCAACCGGGATTCACAACCATTGCCACCCCGCCATCAGAAGTGATGAAACATAAAAAAGGGGTGTGTCAGGATTTTGCCCATCTTGCGATTGCCTGTATTCGATCGCTAGGTCTGCCTGCAAGATATATAAGCGGTTATATAGAAACCGTTCCACCTAATGGCAAAGAAAAACTTGTTGGTGCGGATGCATCTCACGCATGGTTTTCTATTTTTGTTCCTAATATCGGATGGATTGACTTTGACCCAACCAACAATATGATTCCTTCCCAAAAACATATAACAATCGGATGGGGGCGAGATTACAGAGATATAGTACCATTAAAAGGGGTAATTTTTAGCAGCGGCAGTCACGAACTTAGTGTAGAAGTGGATGTAAAAAGGAGCTGA
- a CDS encoding SMI1/KNR4 family protein, giving the protein MKKEKLLNKYHEEVGKEDFLIDAAPYFQGYLAFILPDEEEDVFFSSITTIGLSNLFNEKKYIPTEIILEIDETFSEETVEGFSKQLLEFYNKELSKKDGFKLNTIIPHSIDLIRSTPYFFVSQYLGLSTEWGFESDPTVQMLQLIPLTEGEAKELENIEDKTKSIIINETYKILRNPYRTSLPLVATTIKNLWSKISKWYSKNSETLKSRLMSGASEKEMEEFRNSYPVEIPKDYYYSLLQHNGKMSFYNGYEYLKANLAVDLWKEMKSNKEQGAFNKLPEYSGNKIKQTWWNQSWIPFAVDSGGNLFCIDLDPAEGGSRGQVILWERAEGPLESGAASFTEWLYLYLRGLYNGIYKLDDEGFLET; this is encoded by the coding sequence ATGAAAAAGGAAAAGCTACTAAATAAATATCACGAAGAAGTGGGTAAAGAAGATTTTCTTATAGATGCAGCCCCCTATTTTCAGGGGTATCTTGCATTTATACTTCCAGATGAAGAGGAAGATGTTTTTTTTTCAAGTATCACAACAATAGGTTTGTCCAATCTTTTTAATGAAAAAAAATATATTCCGACAGAAATAATTCTGGAAATAGATGAAACATTTTCAGAGGAAACAGTCGAAGGCTTTTCTAAACAGCTTTTAGAATTTTACAATAAGGAACTTTCGAAAAAGGATGGATTTAAATTGAATACTATCATTCCACATTCAATTGATTTAATCCGCTCAACTCCTTATTTTTTTGTTAGTCAATATTTGGGCCTCTCTACAGAATGGGGATTTGAATCTGACCCTACTGTGCAAATGCTACAATTAATTCCTTTAACTGAAGGAGAAGCGAAGGAATTGGAGAATATTGAAGACAAAACCAAAAGTATAATTATCAACGAAACATATAAGATATTAAGAAACCCTTACAGAACATCATTGCCCCTTGTCGCCACTACTATTAAAAATTTATGGTCTAAAATAAGTAAGTGGTATTCTAAAAATTCTGAAACTTTGAAATCTAGACTTATGTCAGGTGCTTCAGAAAAAGAAATGGAAGAGTTTAGGAATTCATATCCAGTTGAAATACCCAAGGACTATTACTATTCTCTCCTCCAACACAATGGAAAGATGTCTTTTTATAATGGATATGAATACCTGAAAGCAAATCTGGCTGTGGATCTTTGGAAAGAAATGAAATCGAATAAAGAGCAGGGAGCATTTAACAAATTACCTGAATATTCCGGTAATAAAATTAAGCAAACATGGTGGAATCAATCATGGATACCTTTTGCAGTAGATAGTGGTGGTAATTTATTTTGTATTGATCTTGATCCGGCTGAAGGAGGCTCCAGAGGTCAGGTCATTCTTTGGGAAAGAGCTGAAGGCCCTTTAGAAAGTGGAGCTGCATCTTTCACTGAATGGTTATATTTATATCTGAGAGGACTATATAACGGCATTTATAAGTTGGATGATGAAGGCTTTCTTGAGACTTAA